One Phycisphaerae bacterium RAS2 DNA window includes the following coding sequences:
- the rex gene encoding Redox-sensing transcriptional repressor Rex yields the protein MKPNHFPAPAVMRLSLYLRELDKLWHNDRRTVSSRELGDALRISAPQIRKDLAYFGTFGRPGIGYDIAELMTKLRKILGTDRAWNVLLVGAGNLGMALSAYRGFSRKGFRLVAVFDSDDRKVGRTVAGLAELVIQPLSDLAATVRDRDIRLAIVAVPAEAAQGVADQLVAAGVRGLLNFAPISLNVDSKVAVAAVDLAVELEQLSFQLGAEEG from the coding sequence ATGAAACCCAACCATTTTCCAGCCCCCGCCGTGATGCGGTTGAGTCTGTACCTGCGTGAGCTGGACAAGCTCTGGCACAACGACCGGCGCACGGTCTCGTCGCGCGAACTGGGAGACGCCCTGCGCATTTCGGCTCCGCAGATTCGTAAGGACCTCGCGTACTTCGGAACGTTTGGGCGGCCCGGCATCGGCTACGACATCGCCGAGTTGATGACCAAGCTTCGCAAGATTCTGGGGACCGACCGGGCGTGGAACGTGCTGCTGGTCGGCGCGGGCAACCTCGGCATGGCGCTGTCGGCCTATCGGGGGTTTTCGCGCAAGGGGTTTCGATTGGTCGCGGTGTTCGATTCCGACGATCGCAAGGTGGGGCGCACGGTGGCGGGGCTGGCGGAACTGGTGATTCAGCCGTTGAGCGATCTTGCGGCAACGGTGCGCGATCGCGACATTCGTCTGGCGATCGTGGCGGTGCCGGCCGAAGCGGCGCAGGGCGTGGCGGATCAGTTGGTGGCGGCGGGGGTTCGGGGGTTGCTTAATTTCGCGCCGATCAGCCTGAACGTGGATTCGAAGGTGGCGGTCGCCGCGGTCGATCTCGCCGTGGAGCTGGAGCAGCTTTCATTTCAGTTGGGGGCGGAGGA